GTCAAAGGTGCGCATCCCGTAGAGGGACCCCTCCATCATGGCCTCCTTGATCTGGGGCGTCTTCTCCTCGTCCTTGAGAAGCTCCCGCACGTAGGGGGTGGCGATGAGGATCTCCAAGGCGAGGACCCGGCCCTGGCCGTCGGCCTTGGGGAGGAGGCGCTGGGAGAGGATGCCGAGGAGGGACTCGGCGAGGAGGATGCGCACCTGACGGTGCTCGTGCAGGGGGAAGAAGTCAATGATCCGGTTGATGGTCCGCCAGGCGTCCAGGGTGTGGAGGGTGGAGAGGACCAGGTGGCCCGTCTGCGCCGCCATGAGGGCGGCCTCCACCGTCTCCTTATCCCGCATCTCCCCCACCATGATCACGTCGGGGTCCTGGCGGAGGGCGTACTTGAGGCCGGTGTAGAAGCTGTCCGTGTCCAGCCCCACCTCCCGCTGGACCACGAGGCTCTTCTTGTGCTTGTGCAGGAACTCAATGGGGTCCTCAATGGTGATGATGTTCTTGGCGTAGTGGAGGTTGATGTGGTCAATGAGGGCCGCCAGGGTGGTGCTCTTGCCGCTCCCCGTGGGCCCCGTGACCAGGATGAGGCCCCGCTCCTTGGCGGCGAGGCCCTCCATCACCTCCCGGGGGAGGCCCAGGGCCTCAAAGCTCGGGATCACCTCGGAGACCACCCGCATCACCAGGCCTAAGCTCCCCCGTTGCCTCAGGAGGTTGCAGCGGAAGCGGGCCACCCCGGGAATGGTGTAGGCGAAGTCCATCTCCTTGCGGTACTCCAGCTCCTCCAGCTGTTCCGGGGTGAGGAGGGCCCGGGCGATGGCCTCGGTGTCCTTG
This region of Thermus thermophilus genomic DNA includes:
- a CDS encoding type IV pilus twitching motility protein PilT, which produces MSEAQGQGKQSLVEMLKAMVQARASDIHLQAGAPPTVRIDGKLRPFGSRPLTPKDTEAIARALLTPEQLEELEYRKEMDFAYTIPGVARFRCNLLRQRGSLGLVMRVVSEVIPSFEALGLPREVMEGLAAKERGLILVTGPTGSGKSTTLAALIDHINLHYAKNIITIEDPIEFLHKHKKSLVVQREVGLDTDSFYTGLKYALRQDPDVIMVGEMRDKETVEAALMAAQTGHLVLSTLHTLDAWRTINRIIDFFPLHEHRQVRILLAESLLGILSQRLLPKADGQGRVLALEILIATPYVRELLKDEEKTPQIKEAMMEGSLYGMRTFDQHLVELYTEGLISLEDALSAATGPHEFRLLLTKATGQTY